From one Lycium barbarum isolate Lr01 chromosome 6, ASM1917538v2, whole genome shotgun sequence genomic stretch:
- the LOC132645324 gene encoding inactive protein RESTRICTED TEV MOVEMENT 2: MAMRPRGGGRGGPGTRPHRAPRPGVRPVYEDFRPVFERHQEEGAEKLLIFLPGFFKESLRVSTEGKNTVRVRGEQFVEGNKWNRFQEDYQAPENCNMRGIHAKFENGILIITMPCKMPKQLLDEHTKQPPLTTPPPPHKDDDVPPKTSYPPIETPRKPTPLKPTAQLPKPQNADKDQVSRVQEKQREEEKIFDDPLKSAETSKSQKGDEIIDFPALGKTPVGKTSGEREKTKDEKKILEGGKKVAEKSKELIGEIQEKVEQKGPKEKQSASNLAAGTSSYHGSEFSIDNLKKSFLGQNEERQLLVNAGAAVLVIMALGAYVYHSIGSGRAK, encoded by the exons ATGGCAATGAGACCAAGAGGTGGTGGTAGAGGTGGACCTGGTACTCGCCCTCATAGGGCGCCGCGACCTGGAGTTCGCCCAGTTTATGAAGATTTTAGGCCTGTTTTTGAGCGGCATCAAGAGGAAGGAGCTGAAAAACTACTTATATTTCTTCCTG GATTCTTTAAGGAAAGCCTTAGAGTAAGTACAGAAGGCAAGAACACAGTCAGGGTACGTGGAGAACAGTTTGTAGAAGGCAACAAATGGAATCGCTTCCAAGAAGATTATCAAGCACCTGAGAACTGTAACATGAGAGGCATCCATGCCAAATTTGAGAATGGTATCCTCATCATCACTATGCCTTGCAAAATGCCCAAGCAATTATTAGATGAACACACAAAACAACCCCCTCTAACAACCCCACCACCCCCTCACAAGGATGATGATGTTCCTCCCAAAACAAGTTATCCACCTATTGAAACCCCAAGAAAACCAACCCCTTTAAAACCCACAGCTCAATTGCCAAAGCCTCAAAATGCTGACAAAGATCAAGTTTCTAGAGTACAGGAAAAACAAAGAGAAGAGGAGAAAATCTTTGATGACCCATTGAAAAGTGCTGAAACATCAAAGTCTCAAAAGGGTGATGAAATTATAGACTTTCCAGCTCTTGGAAAAACCCCAGTAGGAAAAACCAGTGGTGAGAGGGAAAAAACaaaagatgagaagaaaatcttgGAAGGAGGAAAGAAGGTTGCTGAAAAGAGTAAAGAACTAATaggagaaattcaagaaaaggttgAGCAGAAAGGACCAAAAGAAAAGCAAAGTGCAAGTAATTTAGCTGCTGGTACCTCTTCTTATCATGGCAGTGAATTCAGTATTGACAACTTGAAGAAAAGCTTTTTGGGACAAAATGAAGAGAGACAACTGCTTGTTAATGCTGGAGCTGCTGTGCTGGTGATTATGGCACTAGGGGCTTATGTTTACCACTCCATTGGATCAGGGAGAGCTAAGTAA
- the LOC132645323 gene encoding protein RBL isoform X4 → MKCIAFNRRGTLLAAGCADGSCLIWDFETRGIAKEFKDDECVASITSVCWSKYGHRILVSAADKSLTLWDVVKGEKITRIMLQQTPLQARLHPGSSTPSICLVCPLSSAPMIVDLDTGSVTVLPVSPTEGGNGLAPTSKNKLSDGSAPFSPTAACFNKYGDLVYVGNSKGEILIIDHKRVQVRGIVLVPGCAVIKNIVFSRNGQYLLTNSNDRTIRIYENLLPIKGALMGLDEATNGLNDLEGVEKLKAIGAQCLALFREFQDSVTRVHWKAPCFSGDGEWVVGGSANKGEHKIYIWDRAGHLVKILEGPKEAIIDLAWHPVHPIVVSVSLAGLVYIWAKDYTENWSAFAPDFKELEENEEYVEREDEFDLNPDVEKVKESDVNEDEDVDIVGVEKDSTFSDSDMSGDEICFLPADPIPDVPEQQDKCVGSSSKLGESNQSGSPLSEDAGQNGLVNHESSPFEGEDTGTTCLKRKRRPSEKVLELQAEKVKKPSQKAKPSG, encoded by the exons ATGAAATGCATTGCCTTTAATCGTCGCGGAACCCTTCTTGCAG CTGGATGCGCTGATGGAAGTTGCCTTATCTGGGATTTTGAGACAAGAGGTATTGCAAAAGAATTCAAGGACGACGAATGTGTTGCCTCAATTACAAGTGTTTGTTGGTCAAAGTACGGTCACCGTATACTTGTCTCCGCTGCTGATAAGTCCTTGACACTCTGGGATGTTGTCAAAGGAGAGAAGATAACTCGGATCATGCTACAGCAAACCCCTTTACAAGCTCGCCTACATCCTGGGTCCTCTACTCCATCTATTTGCTTGGTGTGTCCCCTTTCATCTGCTCCCATGATTGTTGACTTGGATACAGGAAGCGTGACTGTGCTCCCTGTCTCGCCTACTGAAGGAGGAAATGGACTTGCTCCTACTTCAAAAAATAAACTTTCAGATGGATCTGCCCCATTTAGTCCTACTGCAGCTTGCTTTAACAAGTATGGAGATCTGGTTTATGTGGGAAACTccaaaggggaaatattaatcaTCGACCATAAAAGAGTTCAAGTGCGTGGTATAGTTCTTGTTCCAGGCTGTGCTGTTATAAAGAATATCGTGTTTAGCAGAAATGGACAGTATCTCTTAACAAATTCAAATGATCGTACAATAAGGATATACGAGAACCTTCTTCCAATAAAAGGTGCACTTATGGGTCTAGATGAAGCAACCAATGGCCTGAATGATCTGGAAGGGGTCGAGAAGCTGAAAGCTATTGGAGCGCAATGTTTAGCCCTGTTTCGGGAGTTTCAGGATTCTGTCACCAGGGTGCACTGGAAAGCTCCATGTTTTAGTGGTGATGGTGAGTGGGTTGTTGGTGGTTCCGCCAACAAAGGAGAGCACAAGATCTACATTTGGGATCGGGCCGGTCATCTTGTGAAAATTCTTGAAGGACCGAAGGAAGCGATAATAGATCTAGCTTGGCATCCTGTCCACCCTATTGTAGTCTCTGTTTCGCTAGCTGGGTTAGTCTATATTTGGGCAAAAGACTACACCGAGAATTGGAGTGCATTTGCTCCTGATTTCaaagaacttgaagaaaatgaggagTATGTTGAAAGGGAAGATGAGTTTGATCTCAATCCTGATGTGGAGAAG GTTAAAGAGTCAGATGTCAACGAGGATGAAGATGTTGACATCGTTGGTGTGGAGAAAGATTCGACTTTCAGCGATTCAGACATGTCAGGAGATGAAATTTGCTTTTTGCCTGCTGATCCAATTCCTGATGTTCCAGAGCAGCAGGACAAGTGTGTTGGTAGTTCCTCAAAGCTAGGAGAGAGCAACCAATCTGGATCCCCTCTTTCAGAGGATGCTGGACAAAATGGGCTAGTGAATCATGAGTCCAGTCCATTTGAAGGTG AGGACACAGGCACAACATGCTTGAAAAGGAAACGAAGGCCTTCGGAGAAGGTATTGGAATTGCAAGCTGAGAAGGTTAAGAAACCCTCGCAGAAGGCAAAACCATCTG GCTAA
- the LOC132645323 gene encoding protein RBL isoform X2 gives MNAPIIDPLQGDFPEVIEEYLDHGIMKCIAFNRRGTLLAAGCADGSCLIWDFETRGIAKEFKDDECVASITSVCWSKYGHRILVSAADKSLTLWDVVKGEKITRIMLQQTPLQARLHPGSSTPSICLVCPLSSAPMIVDLDTGSVTVLPVSPTEGGNGLAPTSKNKLSDGSAPFSPTAACFNKYGDLVYVGNSKGEILIIDHKRVQVRGIVLVPGCAVIKNIVFSRNGQYLLTNSNDRTIRIYENLLPIKGALMGLDEATNGLNDLEGVEKLKAIGAQCLALFREFQDSVTRVHWKAPCFSGDGEWVVGGSANKGEHKIYIWDRAGHLVKILEGPKEAIIDLAWHPVHPIVVSVSLAGLVYIWAKDYTENWSAFAPDFKELEENEEYVEREDEFDLNPDVEKVKESDVNEDEDVDIVGVEKDSTFSDSDMSGDEICFLPADPIPDVPEQQDKCVGSSSKLGESNQSGSPLSEDAGQNGLVNHESSPFEGEDTGTTCLKRKRRPSEKVLELQAEKVKKPSQKAKPSG, from the exons ATCCATTGCAGGGGGATTTCCCTGAAGTTATAGAAGAGTATTTGGATCATGGGATCATGAAATGCATTGCCTTTAATCGTCGCGGAACCCTTCTTGCAG CTGGATGCGCTGATGGAAGTTGCCTTATCTGGGATTTTGAGACAAGAGGTATTGCAAAAGAATTCAAGGACGACGAATGTGTTGCCTCAATTACAAGTGTTTGTTGGTCAAAGTACGGTCACCGTATACTTGTCTCCGCTGCTGATAAGTCCTTGACACTCTGGGATGTTGTCAAAGGAGAGAAGATAACTCGGATCATGCTACAGCAAACCCCTTTACAAGCTCGCCTACATCCTGGGTCCTCTACTCCATCTATTTGCTTGGTGTGTCCCCTTTCATCTGCTCCCATGATTGTTGACTTGGATACAGGAAGCGTGACTGTGCTCCCTGTCTCGCCTACTGAAGGAGGAAATGGACTTGCTCCTACTTCAAAAAATAAACTTTCAGATGGATCTGCCCCATTTAGTCCTACTGCAGCTTGCTTTAACAAGTATGGAGATCTGGTTTATGTGGGAAACTccaaaggggaaatattaatcaTCGACCATAAAAGAGTTCAAGTGCGTGGTATAGTTCTTGTTCCAGGCTGTGCTGTTATAAAGAATATCGTGTTTAGCAGAAATGGACAGTATCTCTTAACAAATTCAAATGATCGTACAATAAGGATATACGAGAACCTTCTTCCAATAAAAGGTGCACTTATGGGTCTAGATGAAGCAACCAATGGCCTGAATGATCTGGAAGGGGTCGAGAAGCTGAAAGCTATTGGAGCGCAATGTTTAGCCCTGTTTCGGGAGTTTCAGGATTCTGTCACCAGGGTGCACTGGAAAGCTCCATGTTTTAGTGGTGATGGTGAGTGGGTTGTTGGTGGTTCCGCCAACAAAGGAGAGCACAAGATCTACATTTGGGATCGGGCCGGTCATCTTGTGAAAATTCTTGAAGGACCGAAGGAAGCGATAATAGATCTAGCTTGGCATCCTGTCCACCCTATTGTAGTCTCTGTTTCGCTAGCTGGGTTAGTCTATATTTGGGCAAAAGACTACACCGAGAATTGGAGTGCATTTGCTCCTGATTTCaaagaacttgaagaaaatgaggagTATGTTGAAAGGGAAGATGAGTTTGATCTCAATCCTGATGTGGAGAAG GTTAAAGAGTCAGATGTCAACGAGGATGAAGATGTTGACATCGTTGGTGTGGAGAAAGATTCGACTTTCAGCGATTCAGACATGTCAGGAGATGAAATTTGCTTTTTGCCTGCTGATCCAATTCCTGATGTTCCAGAGCAGCAGGACAAGTGTGTTGGTAGTTCCTCAAAGCTAGGAGAGAGCAACCAATCTGGATCCCCTCTTTCAGAGGATGCTGGACAAAATGGGCTAGTGAATCATGAGTCCAGTCCATTTGAAGGTG AGGACACAGGCACAACATGCTTGAAAAGGAAACGAAGGCCTTCGGAGAAGGTATTGGAATTGCAAGCTGAGAAGGTTAAGAAACCCTCGCAGAAGGCAAAACCATCTG GCTAA
- the LOC132645323 gene encoding protein RBL isoform X3 has product MNAPIIDPLQGDFPEVIEEYLDHGIMKCIAFNRRGTLLAAGCADGSCLIWDFETRGIAKEFKDDECVASITSVCWSKYGHRILVSAADKSLTLWDVVKGEKITRIMLQQTPLQARLHPGSSTPSICLVCPLSSAPMIVDLDTGSVTVLPVSPTEGGNGLAPTSKNKLSDGSAPFSPTAACFNKYGDLVYVGNSKGEILIIDHKRVQVRGIVLVPGCAVIKNIVFSRNGQYLLTNSNDRTIRIYENLLPIKGALMGLDEATNGLNDLEGVEKLKAIGAQCLALFREFQDSVTRVHWKAPCFSGDGEWVVGGSANKGEHKIYIWDRAGHLVKILEGPKEAIIDLAWHPVHPIVVSVSLAGLVYIWAKDYTENWSAFAPDFKELEENEEYVEREDEFDLNPDVEKVKESDVNEDEDVDIVGVEKDSTFSDSDMSGDEICFLPADPIPDVPEQQDKCVGSSSKLGESNQSGSPLSEDAGQNGLVNHESSPFEEDTGTTCLKRKRRPSEKVLELQAEKVKKPSQKAKPSG; this is encoded by the exons ATCCATTGCAGGGGGATTTCCCTGAAGTTATAGAAGAGTATTTGGATCATGGGATCATGAAATGCATTGCCTTTAATCGTCGCGGAACCCTTCTTGCAG CTGGATGCGCTGATGGAAGTTGCCTTATCTGGGATTTTGAGACAAGAGGTATTGCAAAAGAATTCAAGGACGACGAATGTGTTGCCTCAATTACAAGTGTTTGTTGGTCAAAGTACGGTCACCGTATACTTGTCTCCGCTGCTGATAAGTCCTTGACACTCTGGGATGTTGTCAAAGGAGAGAAGATAACTCGGATCATGCTACAGCAAACCCCTTTACAAGCTCGCCTACATCCTGGGTCCTCTACTCCATCTATTTGCTTGGTGTGTCCCCTTTCATCTGCTCCCATGATTGTTGACTTGGATACAGGAAGCGTGACTGTGCTCCCTGTCTCGCCTACTGAAGGAGGAAATGGACTTGCTCCTACTTCAAAAAATAAACTTTCAGATGGATCTGCCCCATTTAGTCCTACTGCAGCTTGCTTTAACAAGTATGGAGATCTGGTTTATGTGGGAAACTccaaaggggaaatattaatcaTCGACCATAAAAGAGTTCAAGTGCGTGGTATAGTTCTTGTTCCAGGCTGTGCTGTTATAAAGAATATCGTGTTTAGCAGAAATGGACAGTATCTCTTAACAAATTCAAATGATCGTACAATAAGGATATACGAGAACCTTCTTCCAATAAAAGGTGCACTTATGGGTCTAGATGAAGCAACCAATGGCCTGAATGATCTGGAAGGGGTCGAGAAGCTGAAAGCTATTGGAGCGCAATGTTTAGCCCTGTTTCGGGAGTTTCAGGATTCTGTCACCAGGGTGCACTGGAAAGCTCCATGTTTTAGTGGTGATGGTGAGTGGGTTGTTGGTGGTTCCGCCAACAAAGGAGAGCACAAGATCTACATTTGGGATCGGGCCGGTCATCTTGTGAAAATTCTTGAAGGACCGAAGGAAGCGATAATAGATCTAGCTTGGCATCCTGTCCACCCTATTGTAGTCTCTGTTTCGCTAGCTGGGTTAGTCTATATTTGGGCAAAAGACTACACCGAGAATTGGAGTGCATTTGCTCCTGATTTCaaagaacttgaagaaaatgaggagTATGTTGAAAGGGAAGATGAGTTTGATCTCAATCCTGATGTGGAGAAG GTTAAAGAGTCAGATGTCAACGAGGATGAAGATGTTGACATCGTTGGTGTGGAGAAAGATTCGACTTTCAGCGATTCAGACATGTCAGGAGATGAAATTTGCTTTTTGCCTGCTGATCCAATTCCTGATGTTCCAGAGCAGCAGGACAAGTGTGTTGGTAGTTCCTCAAAGCTAGGAGAGAGCAACCAATCTGGATCCCCTCTTTCAGAGGATGCTGGACAAAATGGGCTAGTGAATCATGAGTCCAGTCCATTTGAAG AGGACACAGGCACAACATGCTTGAAAAGGAAACGAAGGCCTTCGGAGAAGGTATTGGAATTGCAAGCTGAGAAGGTTAAGAAACCCTCGCAGAAGGCAAAACCATCTG GCTAA
- the LOC132645323 gene encoding protein RBL isoform X1 → MNAPIIDPLQGDFPEVIEEYLDHGIMKCIAFNRRGTLLAAGCADGSCLIWDFETRGIAKEFKDDECVASITSVCWSKYGHRILVSAADKSLTLWDVVKGEKITRIMLQQTPLQARLHPGSSTPSICLVCPLSSAPMIVDLDTGSVTVLPVSPTEGGNGLAPTSKNKLSDGSAPFSPTAACFNKYGDLVYVGNSKGEILIIDHKRVQVRGIVLVPGCAVIKNIVFSRNGQYLLTNSNDRTIRIYENLLPIKGALMGLDEATNGLNDLEGVEKLKAIGAQCLALFREFQDSVTRVHWKAPCFSGDGEWVVGGSANKGEHKIYIWDRAGHLVKILEGPKEAIIDLAWHPVHPIVVSVSLAGLVYIWAKDYTENWSAFAPDFKELEENEEYVEREDEFDLNPDVEKVKESDVNEDEDVDIVGVEKDSTFSDSDMSGDEICFLPADPIPDVPEQQDKCVGSSSKLGESNQSGSPLSEDAGQNGLVNHESSPFEGEDTGTTCLKRKRRPSEKVLELQAEKVKKPSQKAKPSGK, encoded by the exons ATCCATTGCAGGGGGATTTCCCTGAAGTTATAGAAGAGTATTTGGATCATGGGATCATGAAATGCATTGCCTTTAATCGTCGCGGAACCCTTCTTGCAG CTGGATGCGCTGATGGAAGTTGCCTTATCTGGGATTTTGAGACAAGAGGTATTGCAAAAGAATTCAAGGACGACGAATGTGTTGCCTCAATTACAAGTGTTTGTTGGTCAAAGTACGGTCACCGTATACTTGTCTCCGCTGCTGATAAGTCCTTGACACTCTGGGATGTTGTCAAAGGAGAGAAGATAACTCGGATCATGCTACAGCAAACCCCTTTACAAGCTCGCCTACATCCTGGGTCCTCTACTCCATCTATTTGCTTGGTGTGTCCCCTTTCATCTGCTCCCATGATTGTTGACTTGGATACAGGAAGCGTGACTGTGCTCCCTGTCTCGCCTACTGAAGGAGGAAATGGACTTGCTCCTACTTCAAAAAATAAACTTTCAGATGGATCTGCCCCATTTAGTCCTACTGCAGCTTGCTTTAACAAGTATGGAGATCTGGTTTATGTGGGAAACTccaaaggggaaatattaatcaTCGACCATAAAAGAGTTCAAGTGCGTGGTATAGTTCTTGTTCCAGGCTGTGCTGTTATAAAGAATATCGTGTTTAGCAGAAATGGACAGTATCTCTTAACAAATTCAAATGATCGTACAATAAGGATATACGAGAACCTTCTTCCAATAAAAGGTGCACTTATGGGTCTAGATGAAGCAACCAATGGCCTGAATGATCTGGAAGGGGTCGAGAAGCTGAAAGCTATTGGAGCGCAATGTTTAGCCCTGTTTCGGGAGTTTCAGGATTCTGTCACCAGGGTGCACTGGAAAGCTCCATGTTTTAGTGGTGATGGTGAGTGGGTTGTTGGTGGTTCCGCCAACAAAGGAGAGCACAAGATCTACATTTGGGATCGGGCCGGTCATCTTGTGAAAATTCTTGAAGGACCGAAGGAAGCGATAATAGATCTAGCTTGGCATCCTGTCCACCCTATTGTAGTCTCTGTTTCGCTAGCTGGGTTAGTCTATATTTGGGCAAAAGACTACACCGAGAATTGGAGTGCATTTGCTCCTGATTTCaaagaacttgaagaaaatgaggagTATGTTGAAAGGGAAGATGAGTTTGATCTCAATCCTGATGTGGAGAAG GTTAAAGAGTCAGATGTCAACGAGGATGAAGATGTTGACATCGTTGGTGTGGAGAAAGATTCGACTTTCAGCGATTCAGACATGTCAGGAGATGAAATTTGCTTTTTGCCTGCTGATCCAATTCCTGATGTTCCAGAGCAGCAGGACAAGTGTGTTGGTAGTTCCTCAAAGCTAGGAGAGAGCAACCAATCTGGATCCCCTCTTTCAGAGGATGCTGGACAAAATGGGCTAGTGAATCATGAGTCCAGTCCATTTGAAGGTG AGGACACAGGCACAACATGCTTGAAAAGGAAACGAAGGCCTTCGGAGAAGGTATTGGAATTGCAAGCTGAGAAGGTTAAGAAACCCTCGCAGAAGGCAAAACCATCTGGTAAATAA
- the LOC132645323 gene encoding protein RBL isoform X5 produces the protein MNAPIIDPLQGDFPEVIEEYLDHGIMKCIAFNRRGTLLAAGCADGSCLIWDFETRGIAKEFKDDECVASITSVCWSKYGHRILVSAADKSLTLWDVVKGEKITRIMLQQTPLQARLHPGSSTPSICLVCPLSSAPMIVDLDTGSVTVLPVSPTEGGNGLAPTSKNKLSDGSAPFSPTAACFNKYGDLVYVGNSKGEILIIDHKRVQVRGIVLVPGCAVIKNIVFSRNGQYLLTNSNDRTIRIYENLLPIKGALMGLDEATNGLNDLEGVEKLKAIGAQCLALFREFQDSVTRVHWKAPCFSGDGEWVVGGSANKGEHKIYIWDRAGHLVKILEGPKEAIIDLAWHPVHPIVVSVSLAGLVYIWAKDYTENWSAFAPDFKELEENEEYVEREDEFDLNPDVEKVKESDVNEDEDVDIVGVEKDSTFSDSDMSGDEICFLPADPIPDVPEQQDKCVGSSSKLGESNQSGSPLSEDAGQNGLVNHESSPFEGEISQ, from the exons ATCCATTGCAGGGGGATTTCCCTGAAGTTATAGAAGAGTATTTGGATCATGGGATCATGAAATGCATTGCCTTTAATCGTCGCGGAACCCTTCTTGCAG CTGGATGCGCTGATGGAAGTTGCCTTATCTGGGATTTTGAGACAAGAGGTATTGCAAAAGAATTCAAGGACGACGAATGTGTTGCCTCAATTACAAGTGTTTGTTGGTCAAAGTACGGTCACCGTATACTTGTCTCCGCTGCTGATAAGTCCTTGACACTCTGGGATGTTGTCAAAGGAGAGAAGATAACTCGGATCATGCTACAGCAAACCCCTTTACAAGCTCGCCTACATCCTGGGTCCTCTACTCCATCTATTTGCTTGGTGTGTCCCCTTTCATCTGCTCCCATGATTGTTGACTTGGATACAGGAAGCGTGACTGTGCTCCCTGTCTCGCCTACTGAAGGAGGAAATGGACTTGCTCCTACTTCAAAAAATAAACTTTCAGATGGATCTGCCCCATTTAGTCCTACTGCAGCTTGCTTTAACAAGTATGGAGATCTGGTTTATGTGGGAAACTccaaaggggaaatattaatcaTCGACCATAAAAGAGTTCAAGTGCGTGGTATAGTTCTTGTTCCAGGCTGTGCTGTTATAAAGAATATCGTGTTTAGCAGAAATGGACAGTATCTCTTAACAAATTCAAATGATCGTACAATAAGGATATACGAGAACCTTCTTCCAATAAAAGGTGCACTTATGGGTCTAGATGAAGCAACCAATGGCCTGAATGATCTGGAAGGGGTCGAGAAGCTGAAAGCTATTGGAGCGCAATGTTTAGCCCTGTTTCGGGAGTTTCAGGATTCTGTCACCAGGGTGCACTGGAAAGCTCCATGTTTTAGTGGTGATGGTGAGTGGGTTGTTGGTGGTTCCGCCAACAAAGGAGAGCACAAGATCTACATTTGGGATCGGGCCGGTCATCTTGTGAAAATTCTTGAAGGACCGAAGGAAGCGATAATAGATCTAGCTTGGCATCCTGTCCACCCTATTGTAGTCTCTGTTTCGCTAGCTGGGTTAGTCTATATTTGGGCAAAAGACTACACCGAGAATTGGAGTGCATTTGCTCCTGATTTCaaagaacttgaagaaaatgaggagTATGTTGAAAGGGAAGATGAGTTTGATCTCAATCCTGATGTGGAGAAG GTTAAAGAGTCAGATGTCAACGAGGATGAAGATGTTGACATCGTTGGTGTGGAGAAAGATTCGACTTTCAGCGATTCAGACATGTCAGGAGATGAAATTTGCTTTTTGCCTGCTGATCCAATTCCTGATGTTCCAGAGCAGCAGGACAAGTGTGTTGGTAGTTCCTCAAAGCTAGGAGAGAGCAACCAATCTGGATCCCCTCTTTCAGAGGATGCTGGACAAAATGGGCTAGTGAATCATGAGTCCAGTCCATTTGAAGGTG AGATTTCCCAATAA
- the LOC132645323 gene encoding protein RBL isoform X6 codes for MNAPIIDPLQGDFPEVIEEYLDHGIMKCIAFNRRGTLLAAGCADGSCLIWDFETRGIAKEFKDDECVASITSVCWSKYGHRILVSAADKSLTLWDVVKGEKITRIMLQQTPLQARLHPGSSTPSICLVCPLSSAPMIVDLDTGSVTVLPVSPTEGGNGLAPTSKNKLSDGSAPFSPTAACFNKYGDLVYVGNSKGEILIIDHKRVQVRGIVLVPGCAVIKNIVFSRNGQYLLTNSNDRTIRIYENLLPIKGALMGLDEATNGLNDLEGVEKLKAIGAQCLALFREFQDSVTRVHWKAPCFSGDGEWVVGGSANKGEHKIYIWDRAGHLVKILEGPKEAIIDLAWHPVHPIVVSVSLAGLVYIWAKDYTENWSAFAPDFKELEENEEYVEREDEFDLNPDVEKVKESDVNEDEDVDIVGVEKDSTFSDSDMSGDEICFLPADPIPDVPEQQDKCVGSSSKLGESNQSGSPLSEDAGQNGLVNHESSPFEEISQ; via the exons ATCCATTGCAGGGGGATTTCCCTGAAGTTATAGAAGAGTATTTGGATCATGGGATCATGAAATGCATTGCCTTTAATCGTCGCGGAACCCTTCTTGCAG CTGGATGCGCTGATGGAAGTTGCCTTATCTGGGATTTTGAGACAAGAGGTATTGCAAAAGAATTCAAGGACGACGAATGTGTTGCCTCAATTACAAGTGTTTGTTGGTCAAAGTACGGTCACCGTATACTTGTCTCCGCTGCTGATAAGTCCTTGACACTCTGGGATGTTGTCAAAGGAGAGAAGATAACTCGGATCATGCTACAGCAAACCCCTTTACAAGCTCGCCTACATCCTGGGTCCTCTACTCCATCTATTTGCTTGGTGTGTCCCCTTTCATCTGCTCCCATGATTGTTGACTTGGATACAGGAAGCGTGACTGTGCTCCCTGTCTCGCCTACTGAAGGAGGAAATGGACTTGCTCCTACTTCAAAAAATAAACTTTCAGATGGATCTGCCCCATTTAGTCCTACTGCAGCTTGCTTTAACAAGTATGGAGATCTGGTTTATGTGGGAAACTccaaaggggaaatattaatcaTCGACCATAAAAGAGTTCAAGTGCGTGGTATAGTTCTTGTTCCAGGCTGTGCTGTTATAAAGAATATCGTGTTTAGCAGAAATGGACAGTATCTCTTAACAAATTCAAATGATCGTACAATAAGGATATACGAGAACCTTCTTCCAATAAAAGGTGCACTTATGGGTCTAGATGAAGCAACCAATGGCCTGAATGATCTGGAAGGGGTCGAGAAGCTGAAAGCTATTGGAGCGCAATGTTTAGCCCTGTTTCGGGAGTTTCAGGATTCTGTCACCAGGGTGCACTGGAAAGCTCCATGTTTTAGTGGTGATGGTGAGTGGGTTGTTGGTGGTTCCGCCAACAAAGGAGAGCACAAGATCTACATTTGGGATCGGGCCGGTCATCTTGTGAAAATTCTTGAAGGACCGAAGGAAGCGATAATAGATCTAGCTTGGCATCCTGTCCACCCTATTGTAGTCTCTGTTTCGCTAGCTGGGTTAGTCTATATTTGGGCAAAAGACTACACCGAGAATTGGAGTGCATTTGCTCCTGATTTCaaagaacttgaagaaaatgaggagTATGTTGAAAGGGAAGATGAGTTTGATCTCAATCCTGATGTGGAGAAG GTTAAAGAGTCAGATGTCAACGAGGATGAAGATGTTGACATCGTTGGTGTGGAGAAAGATTCGACTTTCAGCGATTCAGACATGTCAGGAGATGAAATTTGCTTTTTGCCTGCTGATCCAATTCCTGATGTTCCAGAGCAGCAGGACAAGTGTGTTGGTAGTTCCTCAAAGCTAGGAGAGAGCAACCAATCTGGATCCCCTCTTTCAGAGGATGCTGGACAAAATGGGCTAGTGAATCATGAGTCCAGTCCATTTGAAG AGATTTCCCAATAA